Part of the Micromonospora rhizosphaerae genome is shown below.
TAACGGTCCTCCCACCTGCGCGCATCCCGAAGCGAGGGCGGAAACGGCGGGGCTTGTCCCCACGGTCGCGGGCGGGCTAGGTTACCGGGCGGTAGCGCTTGGGTCGGCGGACCTCCCCGCGACCCCCGCCGAGTCGCGATGGGATGGGCATGTCGGATCTGTTCTCGGTCGAAGGCAAGACCGTTCTGGTCACCGGCGGATCGCGGGGGATCGGGCTGATGATCGCCCGAGGCTTCGTGCAGGCCGGCGCGAAGGTCATCATCTCGTCCCGGAAGGCCGACGTCTGCGAGACGGTGGCCAAGGAACTCTCCGCGGAAGGGCGGTGCGAGGCGATCCCCGCCGACCTGAGCCGGGACGCCGGAGCCGAGGGGCTCGCCGCCGCGGTCCGGGAGCGCACCGACCGGCTCGACGTGCTGGTCAACAATGCCGGCGCGACCTGGGGTGCGCCGCTGGAGTCGTACCCGGAGAGCGCGTTCGACAAGCTCTGGGCGGTCAACGTCAAGGCCGTCTTCCGGCTCACCACCGCGCTGCTGCCGGCGCTGCGCGCGGCAGCCAGCGCCGAGGACCCGGCCCGGGTGATCAACATCGGCTCCATCGACGGCATCCGGGTGCCGTGGCTGGAGGTGTACGCCTACTCGGCCACCAAGGCGGCCGTGCACATGCTCACCCGCAGCCTCGCCCACCAACTCGCCGGCGAGCAGATCACGGTGAACGCGATCGCGCCCGGGCCGTTCGAGAGCAAGATGATGGCCTTCGCGCTGGACGACCCGACATCCCGGGCGGCGATCGAGCAGCAGGTGCCGCTGGGCCGGATCGGGCGCCCCGAGGACATGGCCGGCACTGCGATCTACCTGTCGTCCCGGGCCGGCGCGTACCTGACCGGCGCGGTGATCCCGGTCGACGGCGGCATCACCACCCACGGCTGAGCGGACGCCGGCAGCGGTGGCTGCCGGCGTACCAGAAGGTGGGTGAGCCGGAGCCGCGCGGACTCGGCAGATCCGCGCGGCCCCGGGTGTGCCGTCTCAGCGGCCGGCGAGCAGCCGATTCACCGCCGTGTCGACGTCCAGGTGCTCGGCCTCGCGGCCGCGCGGGACGACGACGTAGGTCCGGCGCAGGAAGCGCACGAGGACGCTGCGCGGGACCTCGAAGAGGGCGTTGCCGTCCGGCGACGACAGCGCCAGCGCGACGAAGTCGCCGCGCGGGGTTGCCCACGGCCAGACCCGGACGTCGCCGATGCCGGCCGGCTCGTCGAGCCCGGTGACCAGCAGCTCGCGGGCGAACGACCAGCTCACCGCCTCGCCGCCGGCAGATTCGGCGTGGAACAGGACATGGACCGCATACGGGTCAGCAGGGTCGTAACGCAGACTGGCACGCACCGGCAAGGCGGTGGCGTCAGGCGCGACGAGCCTTAGCGACGTCTCGACCTCTACGGTCGTCGGTCGGATGACACTCATGGACGTTCTCCCCCCGGCACCGCTGCGGAACGCGCGTGTCCCGCTTTTCCCATACTCAGGTGCTACTCCTGGCTACGCTCCGCCATACGCCGACTTCACCCAGTGGTGGGAAGGGGGTCGGAGAGCCCGCCAGAATGTGAAAATTCTTGTAGGATCTCCGGTTCCGCCCAGACCGTGGTGCCGCCCGGCATTGGGTGGTTCAGTCGTCGACTTACTCCGGTAACGTCCAGTCGTCCGCAGGGGTGACGGGGCCGGGCGACACTGGGAGTGGAAATGGTCACGAGGCGTTCCGCAGCGCATCCGATGACCACCGCCGGCCCGCCGAAAGGAGCGGTCCGAGCAGCCGAAAGTCGGGGGTACGAGGTGTCGACGGAGCGGGGTTCGCGGGGTTCGCGCGGTGCCTGGGGTGGCACCGGTCCGCGGGCCGGCACCGCCGTCCCCCCACGGCGGCGAACCGGGTGGCGGGGGCGGGTGCACACCACCCTCGACCTGATCCGCTCGAACCCGACCGGCCGGGTCACCCTCAAGATCTTCATCGCCATCGCCGGCGCCATCGTGGTGACCGTCGGCATCGCGCTGATCCCGCTGCCCGGGCCGGGCTGGCTGCTGGTGATCGCCGGGCTGGGGATCTGGGCGGTGGAGTACCACTGGGCCCGCCGGCTGCTCGGCTTCACCCGCCGACACGTACAGGCCTGGACGCGCTGGGTGACCAGTCGATCACTGCCGGTGCGGTTCGGGCTCGGCGCGGTGGGGCTGGTCTTCGTCGCCGTGGTGGTCTGGCTGTCGCTCAAGTACAGCCTCGGCATCGATCTGGTGGCCCGGGTGCTGCACTACCTCGCGACGCACTGACCCCGGATTCGCCGATGGGTGGCTCGATCAGGTACAGTCATCTCCGCGCTGAGGGCGATTAGCTCAGCGGGAGAGCGCTTCGTTCACACCGAAGAGGTCACTGGTTCGATCCCAGTATCGCCCACGCAGGTCAAAGGCCACTTCCCGGCTTCGGGGGTGGCCTTTTTGCTGCCCGTACAGCAGCGAAGTACAGCAACGGTCATCTCCCGAGCGATTCGCCGAGGCGCTTGAGGGCTTCCAGCGTCGCCTTGGACGAGACCTGGGTGTAGATCTCCATCGTTATCGAGAAGCGGGCGTGCCGGAGGATCTGCATGACGACTCTCGGATGGACGTCGAGGTCGGCGAGCAACGTGGCGCAGGTGCGTCGCGCGTCGTGGACGGTGATCGGCTTGACTTTTGCCCTCTCGCAGCGGGTCTGCCAGGAGCGCTGGAAGTTACGCGGCTCGATCGGCGTGCCATAGCGGGTGGTGAATACGAGGTTGGTTTCGTGCCAGGCGTTGCCGGCGGCTGCTCGTGCCTCGTCCCGTTGTGCCTTCCTGATTCCTAGTGCCGTGGCGCAGATGTCGGGCAGGGGAAGGGTGGCGTCGGATGCCTGGGTCTTGGTGTCGCGGTGCAGGAGTTGGCCGCGGACCCGTTGCAGTTGGCGGCCGATGGTCAGCTCGCCGGCGTCGAGGTCGACGTCCTCCCAGGTCAGTCCCAGGGCCTCGCCCTTGCGTAGTCCGCTGACGAGGACCAGGGCGTAGGCGGCGTAGAGCGGGTCCTCGTCGTGGCGGGCTGATTCGAGGAACTTGCGGGCCTCGTCGCTCGACCACGACTTGCCGCGACGGCGGCGGACGGTGGCCAGGGTGACCGCCACGGCCGGGTTCTTGGCGATGAGATCCTCGGTCTGGGCGTGGCTGAGGGCCGCCCGCAGTGCGGCCCGGATGTCGCTGACGGTCCGCGTCGACGGGACGGCCTGGCAGCACCGGCCGACGGCGCAGCATCGGCGCTTGTCCTTCGGCCGGGCCGCGTCCTTACCCTGCGCGCAGCACTGGCAGGTCCGAGCCACCTGGTTGATCCAGGTCTGCACGTCCCGCGACTGCAGCCGGTCGAGCCGCTTGGCCCCGAGGCCGGGAGCGATGTAGCGGCGGACGATCGTCTCGTAGGTGGCGAAGGTCAACGGCGCCCGGTTCGGCTCGATGATCTCCGACAGCCACCGCGTCAGGAAGGCGCCGACCGTCGGGACGCTGGTCGCCACGGGCCCCTGCTTCGCCTGCTGGTGCAGCTTGATCCACTTGTCGTGGACGGCCTCCCGTGTCTTGCCGTAGACGTACTTGCGGGTGCGCTTGCCGTCGGGCCTGGTGACCCAGACGTAAGCGGCGAAGCCGTTGCGGTATTGGAAGATGGAGCCTTCGCCGTTGGCGCGGGCGCGGGCGGGCATCAGGCGGCCTCCTGGCGTTCGACCTGCTGGCGGATGTAGTCGTCGACCCACTCGGGGAGGATGCGGCGGTACTTGCCGTCCTTGATGGAGCGCAGCTCGCCGGTGGCAATCTTCATCTTGACCTTGGAGATGCCGAAGCCGAGCAGGACGGCGACCTCGGCGGGGGAGTACCAGCGCGGGGTGAGATCTCTGCTCATGCAGCCGCCCCGATGAGCCAGGCTTCGTGGGCGAGTTCCTCCCGGCCGATGCGTCTGCTCTCCCGCCGCTGTCGGGCGGCGGTGTTGGCGAGGAGAGCGTCACCATCGTTGAGCCAGCCGGCCCCGATGTAGGTGAGGATCGCGACGGTGACCGTGTCGGTGGTGTCGTCGTCTTCGGTGCGGCGGTAGGTGGCGCGGGTGTCGCGAAGCAGGCCGAAGGTGACGGAGTAGCGGCGGGCCTTGGTGAGGAAGTGGCCGCCGAAGCCGAGCATGTGTGCCCAGCGACGCAGTCCTGCGTAGGGGTTCGGTTCGGCGTCAAGGTGGCCTTGACGGCCTCCGGTCGTTGCGGCGCCCGAGGCCGTGGCGTTGTGGGTGGGGCGGCCGAGTCGCCAGCAGGCATCGATGAGGCGGGCGAGGTGGTCGCCTTCCGGGTCGGCGTAGTCGCCGATCGTGGCGGCGGTGAGCCGGGTGGAGCAGTGGCCGGTGACTTCAGTCGACTTGGTGGCGTACTTGGCCAGGTAGGCGGCCACCCTGTCGTCGGTCAGCTCGCCATCGGCGGTGTTGATGCGTCGGACGTCGACCTGCTCGCCCCAGGCGATCACCCAGCCTTCGAGTCGGTCGGGGTGCCTGGGCGTGGTGACGGTGATCTGGCGGGCGGCTGTGTGGACGGCTGGCTCCAGGTCGTCGATGGTGATGCCGGCCGGCGGCGGCACGATCGCGTCCGGGTCGTCGGGGTCGACACCGTCCAGGCGCAGCAGGACGTGGAAGTGCACTGCTGCCCGGCGCTGCATCTCGGCGACCTTGCCGTGTGACACCCGCACGGGCGGCACCCAGCGGATCTTGCCGGTAGCAGTGACCAGCCGGACGAAGGGGATGCCGCGTCGGCGGCAGAGGGCGGCGAGGTGACGTTCGATGGCCTGCTTGGTGCGCCGCCACAGCTCGCCGGAGAGGTAGTTCCACACGACCTGGTGGCCGTGGTCGTAGCAGCCCAGGCACAGCGGCTGGCCGAGCTGCGGGTCGTCGGCGTCGTGGCGGGCGAAGCACACCGCGGGCTCCCCATGCTGGCAAGTGCCGGCGATGCGGCGGCCGTGGCAGGGGTCCGGGCGACAGTCGCAGCGCTGTCGGCTCGAGCACGTGTGGCGGCGGACGTTCCGGTGGTGGACCGCGCCGAAGGACGGTGCGGTGAAGGTGGCGAAGACGACCGGGTGCCGGCCGACCGAGGCGGGTACTCCCTTGCCGCCGGTCAGGCCGCAATGCACGACCTGGTAGGCGTCACCGGCGTAGACCCAGGCGCAGTCCGGGCAATGCGACTCGCGGCGGTTGCCGCACGCCTTGTAGAGCGTCCGATCGGGCAGCTCGTCGGTGTGCTGCTCGCTCACGATCCGGCCAGTGCCGGGGTCGACGGCGGCGAGGGTGCCGGTGAGGCGGATCGGGCGGGCGCAGCCGCCGGCGGGGCGGGTGTGCTCCAGCCAGCCGGAGAACTCCGGCGCGGCGGCGCGATGGAGAACGTGGGCATTACGGCCGGCGGCGAGGCCAGGCCGGGACAGGTCGAGGGCGATGGACAGGACTCTCTCCTTACGGGATGGCAGGGACGGGAGACGAAGCACCACCAGCAGTGGACCTCTGTCCGCTGGTGGTGTTCGTAGTGTCTCCTGGCACCGCCGAAAGGGCGGCTGCCGCCGGAGGGCGGATTCGTGGTGGTGCCACTCTCCGCCGATGGGTCATGGCCTTTCGCGCTCGTGGACTCGGTGCTGTGACCGGAATGGGTGGGGAGCCTGGGATATCGGCATCCGGGTGCCGCAGGCTGCCCCACCGGTTGAGGTGCGAATCCGGGCCATCGTGGACGGCAGGTCAGGCCGTGCTGGGCCGTGCAGGGGATTCAGGGGACCGGCGCTGCGGCCGGTGCGATCGAGAGCCGGCGGAACGTGGCCCGCATCAGCGGCAGGAAGGTCGCTCGGCATCTCGGAAGTCGAGTCCAGCAATCCGGCAGGAAGGCCGCGCTGGCGTGCTCGACGAGCGCCAGAGTAGCACCGGGTGCCGACACGTCAACCCGCCCTGAACCTGCTGTCGAGCCAGTCCGGTCGCAGGCTTGGTCCGATGCTGCCTACAGGGCGATGCGATTCTCGACCGATCGCTGAACCGGACCGGTGTACTCGGTGAGGCTGAAGCGGCGATGTCCGTCGCTGGGGTGCACGGGTGACCGCGACCGTGCTCTCGTCTTCGAAGCGCAGCATGAAGACAGGATCGAGGTCGCACAGGAATGCAAAAGCCTCTTGGTCCTCGTCGCTGTCGCTGACCAGGCGACCGCGGGCCTCCCAGCCGGCGTCGGCGGCGGTAATCACGACGGCCACCTCGACACTGCCGAGCAGGGTGGAGGAGTTCGCCCACCAGTCCAGCCAGCAGCGGCCCTCGAAGCGGTCCATGCCGTCATCTTTCCAGGCCGGAAGCACGGTCGGCTGTCTGCCTCGGCTCCGCTTGATGCCTGACGGATTGATGTTAGGTGTT
Proteins encoded:
- a CDS encoding glucose 1-dehydrogenase, which produces MSDLFSVEGKTVLVTGGSRGIGLMIARGFVQAGAKVIISSRKADVCETVAKELSAEGRCEAIPADLSRDAGAEGLAAAVRERTDRLDVLVNNAGATWGAPLESYPESAFDKLWAVNVKAVFRLTTALLPALRAAASAEDPARVINIGSIDGIRVPWLEVYAYSATKAAVHMLTRSLAHQLAGEQITVNAIAPGPFESKMMAFALDDPTSRAAIEQQVPLGRIGRPEDMAGTAIYLSSRAGAYLTGAVIPVDGGITTHG
- a CDS encoding SsgA family sporulation/cell division regulator is translated as MSVIRPTTVEVETSLRLVAPDATALPVRASLRYDPADPYAVHVLFHAESAGGEAVSWSFARELLVTGLDEPAGIGDVRVWPWATPRGDFVALALSSPDGNALFEVPRSVLVRFLRRTYVVVPRGREAEHLDVDTAVNRLLAGR
- a CDS encoding TIGR02611 family protein yields the protein MTTAGPPKGAVRAAESRGYEVSTERGSRGSRGAWGGTGPRAGTAVPPRRRTGWRGRVHTTLDLIRSNPTGRVTLKIFIAIAGAIVVTVGIALIPLPGPGWLLVIAGLGIWAVEYHWARRLLGFTRRHVQAWTRWVTSRSLPVRFGLGAVGLVFVAVVVWLSLKYSLGIDLVARVLHYLATH
- a CDS encoding tyrosine-type recombinase/integrase, coding for MPARARANGEGSIFQYRNGFAAYVWVTRPDGKRTRKYVYGKTREAVHDKWIKLHQQAKQGPVATSVPTVGAFLTRWLSEIIEPNRAPLTFATYETIVRRYIAPGLGAKRLDRLQSRDVQTWINQVARTCQCCAQGKDAARPKDKRRCCAVGRCCQAVPSTRTVSDIRAALRAALSHAQTEDLIAKNPAVAVTLATVRRRRGKSWSSDEARKFLESARHDEDPLYAAYALVLVSGLRKGEALGLTWEDVDLDAGELTIGRQLQRVRGQLLHRDTKTQASDATLPLPDICATALGIRKAQRDEARAAAGNAWHETNLVFTTRYGTPIEPRNFQRSWQTRCERAKVKPITVHDARRTCATLLADLDVHPRVVMQILRHARFSITMEIYTQVSSKATLEALKRLGESLGR
- a CDS encoding excisionase family DNA-binding protein, with the translated sequence MSRDLTPRWYSPAEVAVLLGFGISKVKMKIATGELRSIKDGKYRRILPEWVDDYIRQQVERQEAA
- a CDS encoding replication initiator yields the protein MSIALDLSRPGLAAGRNAHVLHRAAAPEFSGWLEHTRPAGGCARPIRLTGTLAAVDPGTGRIVSEQHTDELPDRTLYKACGNRRESHCPDCAWVYAGDAYQVVHCGLTGGKGVPASVGRHPVVFATFTAPSFGAVHHRNVRRHTCSSRQRCDCRPDPCHGRRIAGTCQHGEPAVCFARHDADDPQLGQPLCLGCYDHGHQVVWNYLSGELWRRTKQAIERHLAALCRRRGIPFVRLVTATGKIRWVPPVRVSHGKVAEMQRRAAVHFHVLLRLDGVDPDDPDAIVPPPAGITIDDLEPAVHTAARQITVTTPRHPDRLEGWVIAWGEQVDVRRINTADGELTDDRVAAYLAKYATKSTEVTGHCSTRLTAATIGDYADPEGDHLARLIDACWRLGRPTHNATASGAATTGGRQGHLDAEPNPYAGLRRWAHMLGFGGHFLTKARRYSVTFGLLRDTRATYRRTEDDDTTDTVTVAILTYIGAGWLNDGDALLANTAARQRRESRRIGREELAHEAWLIGAAA